In Juglans regia cultivar Chandler chromosome 5, Walnut 2.0, whole genome shotgun sequence, the following are encoded in one genomic region:
- the LOC108987777 gene encoding cation/H(+) antiporter 15-like, with product MGTDKLVHAEAIRVGGQGKAGVSYICNTLGQINSRGLWFGDNPLDFHVPLLLLQLSLISIFYRTLHFFLKPFGQPSIVSQIISGVILGPSVLGRSAEFAANVFPTKGNTLLETFAIFGFMLFIFLIGVKMDPTIIFKSGKRAVAIGLLGFFVPYALAGLVAFVLQKSLSLDHDLSTVLPLLVVLQSLTAFPVIACFLAELKLLNSEIGNLASSSSIVCDICYWFVMAVRFATRTTEKSLAISIGTFFSAALFIIFLVFGVRPGVMWAIQHTPEGKPVKEIYFFAVIVGVMVCGFMGEVIGLSSFLTSFLLGLVIPDGPPLGAALVERLDCFVSALLMPIFFTTCGLRMDVFAIKKLKNVGVIQSLVLISFLGKTIGTMLPPIFCRMPIRDALSFGLIMNSKGIVELAVLIGWKLENVINEECFAIMIISVVIVTGVISPLVKALYDPSRRFIAYRRRTILHHRRNEELQILACIHKQDNVPAIFNLLSASNPTKESPINLVVLHLVKLVGRASSLLITHMPREKPSQHPTESERVFNAFEKFERYYSGHLRVHCYKGISPYATMHNDVCSLALEKRTTFIIIPFHKQWVIGDRVESSYAFRHLNKNVLDKAPCSVGVLIDRGKQRKPWSVVGPPALYRVAVLFFGGADDREVLAYAGRMLEDSNVLVTLLRFYSSAEVVGGTSRSKMLDTDILSQFRLNAFRNDRVAYQEEMVINGNDVLAVLKSMENAYDLVMVGRRHQESRLMSDLRQRNEHEELGAVGEILAATDFRGAASILVVQQQTKLWGLHDPEDSTRLRRVNI from the exons ATGGGCACAGACAAGCTGGTTCATGCAGAGGCAATTAGGGTGGGGGGGCAAGGGAAAGCAGGTGTCTCCTACATATGCAATACATTGGGCCAGATAAACTCAAGGGGTCTATGGTTTGGAGACAACCCTCTTGATTTCCATGTCCCTCTCTTGCTTTTGCAGCTCTCCCTCATCTCCATCTTCTACCGAAcacttcatttctttctcaaGCCCTTTGGCCAACCCTCTATTGTTTCTCAGATTATT AGTGGTGTCATATTAGGTCCTTCAGTTCTTGGGCGCAGTGCAGAATTTGCAGCCAACGTTTTCCCAACTAAAGGGAACACTTTACTTGAGACCTTTGCAATTTTTGGTTTCATGCTTTTTATCTTCCTAATTGGCGTGAAGATGGACCcaactatcatttttaaatCAGGTAAAAGGGCAGTGGCAATAGGACTTTTAGGCTTCTTTGTTCCGTACGCATTGGCTGGACTTGTTGCCTTTGTCCTCCAAAAATCTCTATCACTGGATCATGATCTTTCCACTGTGCTTCCGCTTCTGGTAGTACTCCAGTCTCTGACTGCCTTCCCTGTTATTGCTTGCTTTCTTGCCGAGCTCAAACTCCTCAATTCAGAGATTGGAAACCTGGCATCATCTTCTTCAATAGTATGCGATATATGCTACTGGTTTGTTATGGCAGTGAGATTTGCGACAAGAACTACAGAGAAGTCTCTGGCAATATCAATTGGGACCTTTTTCTCAGCTGCActctttatcattttccttgtgTTTGGAGTCCGTCCAGGAGTTATGTGGGCTATTCAACATACCCCTGAAGGAAAACCTGTAAAAGAAATATACTTTTTTGCAGTTATTGTAGGTGTTATGGTCTGTGGATTTATGGGTGAAGTTATTGGCTTAAGTTCTTTTCTGACATCTTTCCTTTTGGGCTTGGTCATACCAGATGGTCCACCCTTAGGTGCTGCATTAGTAGAGAGGCTTGATTGTTTTGTTTCAGCGTTGCTCATGCCTATCTTTTTCACCACATGTGGACTAAGGATGGATGTTTTTGccataaaaaagttgaagaatgTGGGCGTGATTCAGTCACTtgttctcatttcttttttggggAAGACAATAGGGACAATGTTGCCTCCTATCTTCTGCAGGATGCCAATCCGAGATGCCCTCTCTTTTGGTCTTATCATGAACTCCAAAGGCATTGTTGAACTTGCTGTGTTGATTGGCTGGAAGCTAGAAAAT GTCATCAACGAAGAATGCTTCGCCATTATGATTATCTCTGTGGTGATTGTGACAGGAGTTATCTCACCCCTTGTGAAAGCCCTGTATGATCCTTCAAGGAGATTCATTGCTTACAGAAGGAGAACTATTTTGCACCATAGGCGCAATGAGGAACTGCAGATCCTTGCTTGCATTCACAAGCAGGACAATGTACCAGCAATTTTCAACCTTCTTTCTGCCTCTAACCCCACCAAAGAGAGTCCCATTAATTTAGTTGTACTCCACCTAGTCAAGCTTGTTGGTCGTGCGTCCTCCCTACTCATCACCCACATGCCTCGTGAGAAGCCTTCTCAACACCCAACTGAATCAGAACGAGTCTTCAATGCATTCGAAAAGTTTGAAAGATATTACTCTGGCCATCTTAGAGTGCACTGTTATAAAGGCATTTCCCCGTATGCAACAATGCACAATGACGTGTGTTCCCTAGCTCTCGAGAAGAGAACAACCTTCATAATCATCCCTTTCCACAAGCAGTGGGTTATTGGCGATAGAGTAGAGTCCTCTTATGCATTCAGGCACCTGAACAAGAATGTTCTTGATAAGGCTCCTTGTTCTGTTGGAGTGCTCATAGACCGTGGGAAACAGAGGAAACCTTGGTCTGTAGTTGGACCGCCAGCATTGTATCGGGTGGCTGTGCTCTTCTTTGGTGGTGCAGATGATCGAGAAGTTCTAGCATATGCTGGACGCATGTTGGAGGATTCTAATGTACTAGTCACACTTCTTCGTTTCTATTCTTCAGCTGAGGTTGTTGGGGGTACATCAAGGAGCAAGATGCTCGATACCGATATCTTGAGTCAATTTAGGCTTAATGCCTTTCGTAATGATCGAGTTGCATACCAAGAGGAGATGGTGATAAATGGAAATGACGTGCTTGCTGTACTGAAGTCAATGGAAAATGCTTATGACCTTGTTATGGTTGGGAGACGTCATCAGGAGTCACGGTTGATGTCTGACCTTAGGCAACGGAACGAGCATGAAGAGTTGGGAGCAGTGGGAGAGATACTTGCAGCCACAGATTTTAGAGGTGCGGCTTCAATTTTAGTGGTGCAACAGCAGACCAAACTCTGGGGATTGCATGACCCTGAGGATTCAACGCGATTGAGAAGAGTAAATATAtag
- the LOC108987780 gene encoding cation/H(+) antiporter 14-like, with the protein MTVGAVTGPFSKEGMVCQYPHMMISSNVGTRFGNNPFDNIFPTFLAQIVFIFWLTRIVYTFLKPLRQSILSAQVVAGIIMGPTILGRCTKRPMQKLFPMAGKVVLQTAANVGFNLHLFLLGIRMDASILKKAGGSAALIGTMGYAMPFTFAGLTYYTVSHVITLDRTITTSIPFIIAIGSISTFPVITSLLADLQILNSELGRLATYISIIGDLWSFGTILTTTTLGLVARGSKWMSFWALFWVTIFVTTIIFVFRPFIVWLTKRNSEEETMRETHFIIVLVIVMACGFSAEVIGLHAAFGSFLLGIALPDGPPLGSALVQKLDTIATGLLLPVFIAISGLQTDLLSAAGGHSSAITELFIVLGYIGKFIGTLLPALFCGLPYWEAVTLALIMCCKGVIEVAAYIMWKDAGIIDDQVFALLLVTMLIVSGVARPMVAHLYDPSKRYMAHARRTMLESHNSFQLRLLICVHQEDNVPTILSLLEASNSTRLTPLSIFVLHLMELTGSAAAVLVPHLLTQSKSTPNATSAGHTVSAFQQFEQQHQGNVAVQHFTAIAPYASMHNDICSIAQDKRTTIVILPFHKRWAIDGRVGSSNASIRTVNLNVINKAPCSVGVLIDRGQIGGKWSSLTSRSSYRVGLLFFSGADDLEAFAYGRRMAQHPHVNLTVIRFLHEGKTHEKNLEDELICEYRANALMMGKNHYKEKIVGDGVETTQAIHAMEGDFDLVIVGRCHEPNSPFIRGLSTEWSECPELGLIGDILASSDSQFSVLVVQQQPDGSMRPGMLSNVTSKNKSFGSKLASEFSDGEDFTPDYSKLEVGE; encoded by the exons ATGACTGTTGGGGCAGTCACTGGGCCATTTTCTAAAGAAGGCATGGTATGCCAATACCCACACATGATGATCTCCTCCAACGTCGGCACACGGTTTGGAAATAATCCTTTTGACAACATATTTCCTACTTTTCTAGCCcagattgtttttattttctggcTTACCAGAATCGTTTACACCTTTCTGAAACCTTTGAGACAAAGTATTCTCTCTGCACAAGTTGTG GCTGGTATAATCATGGGTCCAACAATTCTTGGGCGTTGCACCAAACGGCCAATGCAGAAGCTGTTTCCAATGGCCGGCAAAGTGGTACTTCAAACTGCTGCAAACGTTGGCTTTAATCTTCATCTCTTTCTATTAGGAATAAGGATGGATGCTAGCATTTTGAAAAAGGCAGGTGGTTCTGCTGCCCTTATCGGCACCATGGGTTATGCGATGCCTTTTACATTCGCTGGACTCACCTATTACACTGTCAGCCATGTCATAACCTTAGACCGCACCATTACAACTTCCATTCCTTTTATCATTGCTATAGGTTCCATTTCCACCTTTCCCGTCATCACCAGCCTCCTTGCTGATCTCCAAATCCTCAACTCTGAGCTTGGAAGATTAGCAACTTATATCTCCATAATCGGTGATCTTTGGAGCTTTGGCACAATTTTAACCACGACAACATTGGGTTTAGTTGCGCGTGGCTCGAAATGGATGTCATTCTGGGCTCTGTTTTGGGTCACCATCTTCGTGACCACTATCATATTCGTTTTCCGCCCATTCATTGTATGGTTAACGAAACGCAACTCAGAAGAAGAAACCATGCGGGAAACACACTTCATTATTGTTCTTGTGATTGTGATGGCGTGCGGATTTTCTGCTGAAGTTATTGGTCTGCACGCTGCCTTTGGGTCTTTTCTGTTGGGAATTGCTTTGCCAGACGGGCCGCCACTCGGTTCAGCATTAGTTCAGAAGCTTGATACTATAGCAACTGGGCTGCTGCTTCCAGTTTTCATTGCGATAAGCGGTTTGCAGACGGACTTGTTGTCGGCGGCAGGAGGGCACTCTTCAGCAATCACGGAGTTATTCATCGTTTTGGGCTATATAGGGAAGTTCATTGGTACACTCTTGCCTGCGCTTTTCTGCGGTTTGCCCTACTGGGAGGCCGTAACTCTCGCGTTAATCATGTGTTGCAAAGGCGTCATAGAGGTTGCTGCATACATTATGTGGAAGGATGCTGGT ATCATAGACGACCAAGTCTTTGCCCTTTTGTTAGTGACGATGTTGATTGTATCTGGGGTAGCCAGGCCCATGGTAGCTCACCTTTATGACCCATCAAAGAGGTACATGGCCCACGCGAGAAGGACCATGCTTGAATCTCATAACAGCTTTCAGCTTCGACTTCTGATCTGTGTCCACCAGGAAGACAATGTTCCTACCATTTTAAGTCTTCTTGAAGCCTCGAATTCCACCAGATTAACCCCATTGTCCATCTTTGTCCTACACCTCATGGAGCTAACCGGCAGCGCCGCTGCCGTACTTGTCCCCCATCTCCTTACTCAAAGCAAATCCACTCCTAACGCTACTAGTGCAGGACATACTGTGTCTGCTTTCCAACAGTTTGAGCAACAGCATCAAGGGAATGTAGCAGTGCAGCATTTCACTGCAATTGCGCCATATGCAAGCATGCACAATGACATTTGCAGCATTGCACAAGACAAGAGAACCACAATTGTGATTCTCCCCTTTCACAAGCGTTGGGCAATTGATGGAAGAGTTGGATCATCCAACGCTTCCATCAGGACCGTCAATCTCAACGTCATCAACAAGGCGCCATGCTCAGTCGGAGTCCTCATCGACCGGGGACAAATCGGCGGTAAGTGGTCTTCTTTAACATCCAGATCGTCGTATCGTGTTGGTTTGCTATTCTTCAGTGGTGCAGATGATTTGGAGGCTTTTGCCTATGGCAGACGCATGGCGCAGCATCCCCACGTCAACCTCACAGTGATTAGATTCTTGCATGAAGGTAAAACTCATGAAAAGAATCTTGAAGATGAGTTGATCTGTGAGTACAGGGCAAATGCACTCATGATGGGAAAGAATCACTATAAAGAGAAAATTGTGGGAGATGGAGTAGAAACTACGCAGGCAATCCATGCTATGGAGGGTGATTTTGATTTAGTAATCGTGGGCAGGTGCCATGAACCCAACTCACCGTTTATAAGAGGGCTGAGCACAGAATGGAGTGAATGCCCTGAGCTTGGGCTGATCGGAGACATATTGGCCAGTTCGGATTCCCAGTTTTCAGTTTTGGTAGTGCAGCAACAACCGGACGGAAGTATGCGGCCAGGGATGCTCTCCAACGTAACgtctaaaaataaatcttttggtTCAAAGTTGGCTAGTGAATTTTCTGATGGTGAAGATTTTACACCTGATTACTCTAAACTAGAGGTAGGGGAATGA
- the LOC108987778 gene encoding cation/H(+) antiporter 3-like gives MAGQSPLPGAPTSYYNGTYKMTIKECIRIPSEIHSSGFSNYFRSGTIPSTLPLLELQMVVIFAITRFTHCILKPYGIPEFTSQLIAGIILGPSVLGNLGIFKALFSDRNQEIVGMIATFGHILFTFMSGVKMDAGVINRVGRKSLFAGIACIMFPLLVGFTVQVTLRRYWLTAEEATGLPFETALNCLTPFPVVVYLLESLKILNSELGQLGLSAALVSDMFGFFLLWLASMAKVSREKGMVGAAISVSSSITYVTVVVFAFRPAMFWVIRQTPEGRPVKRTHLQLILMLMLFSGLLSQWFHASFLFGPVILSLAVPDGPPLGSAIIRKFYYFNQDVFLPLFVTTCAMRTDLRLIKFNDSFMTFNVLLIFFTFSAKMIGCMVTLLYTKMPLNDALALALILSSKGEIHLALNTQFRDTEPQAVQTGPALTLSNIAILLNAVIAPVMVKYLYDPSRKYAGYQKRNIMHNKRNAELRILVCIHKPENIVAAIKLLESSCPTRERPLGIYVLHLIELIGRSSPIFISHEMKKKTLSKTSAYSENVISAFNNFKKNNRAGVATYCFTAITPTKFMHEDICTLALDKLASLIVLPFHRKWSVDGSIQSEDSSVRTLNNSVLDIAPCSVGILVDRGGHSTSSKVIASKSHFSVAMIFVGGNDDREALTFAKRMANDNNITLTVVHFVTSDSEDITLWDKLLDNEVLKDVKMNNVGQEYVIYLEERVRDGPQTAMIVRSMVDEYDLIIVGRRDKSNSTQTSGLAEWNEFPELGILGDLLASSDFNSKTSVLVIQQQKKKT, from the exons ATGGCAGGACAATCTCCGCTGCCCGGCGCTCCAACCTCGTATTATAATGGAACCTACAAGATGACCATAAAAGAATGCATTCGTATTCCCTCCGAGATCCATTCATCAGGTTTTTCGAACTACTTTCGTTCTGGGACGATTCCTTCTACACTGCCATTGCTTGAGCTTCAGATGGTTGTTATTTTCGCCATCACGCGCTTCACCCATTGCATTCTTAAGCCATATGGAATCCCTGAATTCACCTCACAACTTATT GCTGGCATAATCCTCGGTCCTTCAGTCCTGGGGAACCTCGGAATATTCAAGGCTTTGTTCTCGGATAGAAATCAAGAAATAGTGGGAATGATAGCTACCTTTGGTCACATACTCTTTACGTTTATGAGTGGGGTGAAAATGGATGCGGGAGTGATAAACAGAGTGGGAAGAAAATCCTTGTTTGCTGGTATTGCCTGCATAATGTTTCCTTTGCTAGTTGGCTTCACAGTCCAAGTGACACTAAGAAGATATTGGCTAACCGCAGAAGAAGCGACTGGCCTTCCATTTGAAACAGCACTAAATTGTCTAACTCCATTTCCAGTGGTAGTATACCTTCTTGAGAGCCTCAAGATCCTGAATTCTGAACTGGGACAATTAGGCCTATCTGCAGCATTGGTCAGTGACATGTTTGGCTTCTTTCTTCTCTGGCTTGCCTCAATGGCTAAAGTTAGTCGGGAGAAAGGCATGGTGGGCGCGGCGATAAGTGTATCATCAAGCATTACCTATGTTACTGTCGTTGTGTTTGCTTTTCGACCGGCAATGTTTTGGGTAATCAGGCAAACACCCGAAGGCAGGCCTGTAAAACGCACACATCTTCAACTAATCCTGATGTTAATGCTTTTTTCGGGATTGCTTTCTCAGTGGTTCCATGCGTCATTCTTGTTTGGACCTGTGATTCTGAGTTTGGCAGTGCCAGATGGACCCCCTTTGGGATCTGCAATAATCAGAAAGTTTTACTACTTCAATCAAGATGTGTTTTTGCCGCTCTTTGTGACTACATGTGCGATGAGGACAGATCTGCGTTTGATCAAATTCAATGACAGCTTCATGACATTCAATGTACTGCtcattttcttcactttttctgCCAAAATGATTGGGTGTATGGTTACTCTCTTGTACACCAAAATGCCCTTAAATGATGCTCTAGCACTCGCTCTCATTTTGAGTTCCAAAGGTGAAATCCACCTCGCCCTCAATACCCAATTCAGAGATACCGAG CCGCAAGCAGTCCAGACGGGCCCAGCGCTCACTTTGTCAAATATCGCGATCCTCTTGAATGCAGTCATTGCACCAGTTATGGTGAAATACCTGTACGATCCTTCAAGGAAATATGCAGGCTAccagaaaagaaatattatgcataacaaAAGAAATGCAGAGCTCCGAATCCTGGTCTGCATTCACAAGCCTGAAAACATTGTTGCGGCAATCAAACTACTAGAATCCTCATGCCCTACTAGAGAGAGACCTCTTGGCATTTACGTGCTTCACCTTATCGAGCTAATTGGCCGGTCCTCTCCTATTTTTATCTCCCacgagatgaagaaaaagactCTGTCCAAAACATCCGCTTATTCAGAGAATGTCATCAGCGCCttcaataactttaaaaaaaataatcgagCTGGTGTTGCAACATACTGTTTCACAGCAATCACTCCAACCAAGTTCATGCATGAAGACATCTGTACTCTCGCACTGGACAAGCTAGCTTCCCTCATAGTGCTCCCATTCCACAGAAAATGGTCGGTGGATGGGTCTATCCAATCGGAGGATAGTAGTGTAAGGACTTTGAATAACAGTGTCCTTGACATTGCTCCATGTTCTGTCGGGATCCTCGTTGATCGTGGCGGCCATTCGACGAGCTCCAAGGTTATTGCATCAAAGTCACATTTTTCTGTGGCAATGATCTTCGTGGGTGGAAATGATGATCGAGAGGCATTAACTTTTGCCAAACGCATGGCCAATGACAACAACATCACCTTGACTGTGGTTCATTTTGTTACCTCCGACAGTGAAGATATTACACTTTGGGACAAATTGCTTGACAATGAGGTACTGAAAGATGTTAAAATGAACAATGTGGGTCAGGAATATGTGATATACTTagaggagagagtgagagatgggCCTCAGACGGCAATGATTGTTCGTTCAATGGTGGACGAGTACGATCTTATTATAGTAGGTAGAAGAGACAAAAGCAATTCCACACAGACATCAGGGCTTGCAGAATGGAATGAATTCCCGGAGCTGGGGATTCTCGGAGACTTGCTGGCCTCCTCAGATTTCAACAGCAAGACTTCTGTTTTGGTgattcaacaacaaaaaaagaagaccTAA